From a region of the Babylonia areolata isolate BAREFJ2019XMU chromosome 21, ASM4173473v1, whole genome shotgun sequence genome:
- the LOC143295742 gene encoding enolase-phosphatase E1-like, whose protein sequence is MMAPQKRSATEAESLLGGIKAIIFDIEGTTTPITFVKDELFPYVRDNVEKYLTDKIEDADTLKDICALRELAQKDKSEGVEGVVEIPEATADKGDIVKAVVENVKWQMDSDRKSSELKQLQGHIWRQAYESGKIKGKVFGDVAPMLRLLCEEGYLLYVYSSGSVEAQKLLFANLPEPEGDITDVFTGYFDTAVGPKTEMESYKKIAEKINKQPEQILFLTDLPEEAEAAVAAGCRSALVMRPGNADLTDEHLQNFACIEQLEELYGDEDDDDIKRQHTNDNGEAEEDDEEEVDEEDEEEGDEEEGEGEDA, encoded by the exons ATGATGGCGCCGCAGAAAAGATCTGCTACTGAAGCAGAATCCCTGTTAGGTGGAATAAAAGCTATTATTTTCGACATCGAAGGAACCACGACTCCTATCACATTCGTGAAG GACGAGTTGTTTCCTTATGTTCGAGACAATGTTGAGAAATACCTCACAGACAAGATTGAGGATGCTGACACGCTAAAAGACATCTGTGCACTCAGGGAACTG gcacagaaagacaagtcagaaggggtggagggtgtggtggaAATCCCCGAGGCAACAGCAGATAAAGGGGACATAGTCAAAGCAGTGGTGGAAAATGTGAAATGGCAGATGGACAGCGACCGCAAGTCCTCAGAGCTGAAACAGTTGCAAGGTCACATTTGGCGACAGGCCTACGAATCGGGCAAAATCAAAGGAAA ggtgttTGGAGACGTGGCCCCAATGCTGCGACTGCTGTGTGAAGAAGGGTACCTGCTGTATGTCTACTCCTCAGGCAGTGTAGAGGCCCAGAAACTGCTGTTTGCCAACCTCCCCGAGCCTGAGGGAGACATCACCGAT GTGTTCACAGGTTACTTTGACACAGCAGTAGGGccgaagacagagatggagagctACAAGAAAATTGCTGAAAAGATCAACAAACAACCAGAACAAATCCTTTTCCTCACAGACTTGCCTGAGG aggctgaagcagcagtggcagcagggTGCAGGAGTGCTCTCGTCATGCGCCCTGGAAACGCGGACCTGACCGACGAACACTTGCAGAACTTTGCCTGCATCGAGCAACTGGAGGAGCTGTATggcgatgaagacgacgatgatatCAAGCGACAGCATACCAACGATAATGGCGAggcggaagaagatgatgaggaagaagtggatgaagaagatgaagaagagggggatgaggaagaaggggagggggaggatgccTAA